CCACAGCTCGCCGCCGCCGGCCTCGATGAGGGCGCGCGAGATGGTCAGGCCGAGGCCCACCGCCCGCAGCTTGGTGGTGAAGAAGGGGGCGAAGGCCTGCGTGGCGGTGTGTTCGTCCAGCCCCGGGCCGTTGTCGCTGAGCGTGACCTGCACGGCCGGGTGGGTCGGGTCGTTGCGCGCCTCGATGCGGATCGACGGCGCGCTGACCCCGCTGTGGCGCAGGGCTTCCACGCTGTTGGTGATGAGGCTGTGCAGCACGCTCTCGAACTGGCGCTGGTTGCCCATGGCCTGCCACAGGTCCGGCGCGACGTCGATTTCGAAGCGGGTGTTCCGGTCGCCGTCGGCCTCGCACAGACGCACCACGTTGCGCACCGCCCGGTCCAGGTTGATCGGTTCCGGCTGCAGGGCGTCCCGCGCGAGAAAGTTCATCAGCGTGGCCATCACCTCGCCGGCGCGGTCGACCTCGTCGCAACAGCCGTGCAGCGCCGCGCGCAGGCGTGCGGGGTCGCCCTGTTCGTCGATCAGGCGCAGCGCCGCGGTGGCGTAGGCGGAGACGGCATTGAGCGGCTGGTTCAGGTCGTGGGCGATCATGCGCACCGTCTGCCCGGCCACCTGCAGGCCGTGCATCTGGCGCATCTGTGCCCGCAGGTTGCGCTCGATCTCCACGCTGCGGTGGCGCTCGGTCACGTCGCGCGCCGAACAGATCCGCGTGCCGGCGTCGTCCAGGGCGCTGCAGTGCCAGGACAGCAGTCGCAGCTCCCCGTCGGTGCGCCGGAACCAGTGTTCGCCGTCGACCGGATCGACGTCGGCGGCGGGCGGGCGGGCGTCGTGAAAGCCGGCCAGCGCCTGGCCGGCGAGGTCGTCGCCGAAGAAGCGCTGCGCGGCGGCGTTGCCCCAGCCGAGGCGGCCCGCGCCGTCCACTTCCACCACCAGGTCCGGAATCGCGCCAAGCAGACAGGCGTAGCGTTCCGACCACTGCTGGGCGCTCGCCTGCGCCGCCACGCGCGCGCTGATGTCATGGACGGTCGCCAGCACGCGGCCGTCGGGTAGGGGGCTGAGGCTCACCTCGGCGGGAAACTCGGAGCCGTCCGCCCGGCGTGCGCGTAACGGGCCGCACGCGCCCATCGGGCGGCTCTTCGGGGCCTGGCGATAGGCGCTCATCTGTCGCGCATGGGCGGCCCGAAGCGATTCCGGGACGAGGTCGTTCACCTCGAGCCCGGCCGCTTCCGGGGGCAGGCCGAACAGGTGGCGGAGGGCGGGATTGATCCGCCGGATGCGGCCCTGGGCGTCGGCGATGAGCATGGCATCGACCGAGGCCTCGAACACCTGCAGCAGGTCGTCACTCAGTCCGCGTGTCATGCCGGTCTCCGCCATCCAGACGCCGCCGGCCAGCGTGTCTGGCCGTGTCGGCACGAGTGTCGACATCATCGTACCGATGGCCGGCACCCCCGTTCCTGCGCCAGATCAAGTTCCCGCCATCGGCCCCGCACCGGGGTCCCCTCGCAGGCGATCGCGCCGGCGGCCGTACGGTGCAGCGCGGCCGGATCGAGAATGGTGAAGCGTCGCCGGCGCATGGCGACGATGCCGGCACGGTCGAGGGCGGAACAGGCGCGGCTCACCGTTTCCTTGGAAAGACCGAGAAAGGAGGCAATGTCCATCCGGCTCATGGGCAGGGCCACGGTGCGTGCCGGTGTCTCGCTGCGTTGGTACCAGTCGAGCAGGAAGGCGCCGAGCCGGGTGGTTGCCCGCGAGGCGGCCATCATGGCCATGGCGGCCTGATCGCGAAGGATCTGCCGCCCCAGCAGGCGGTAGATGAAACTGCCCAGTGCCGCCCCCTCGTGGCCCGGCCGCGCCAGGCCGGCGAGCGGGATCACCACCATGTCGGTCGGCTCGAGGACGATGGCTTCGGTGGTGTGACGCCCCGAGGCGAGGCCGTCGAGGCCGAGCGAATCGGCGGCCCGCTCGAAGCCGATGATGCGCTCCGCGCCCTCGGCATCGACTACCCGCGTGCACACGCTGCCGCGGATCACGACGTAGAGGTAGCGGCACGGATCGCCCGCGCGGATCGGCACCTCGCCGGGGCGAAAGCGGCGGCACTGGAAGCGGGCCCACTCGGGATGCGGCGCCGGGTGCAGCGACAGGCCCAGGAAGCGCGCCAGGCTGGCGGCGTCGATCAGGCCCTGGCCGAGCTGGCGGGCCAGGGGCTGGCCGTCGTCGGGCGGTACCGCCCGCGGGGGCGCACCGGGCGGAAATTGATGTCGCAGCATGCGTGTGGCACCTCCGCTCAACCCACCGATGGATGTTGCACCGCCGTGGCCGGCCGGCGCGGCAGCACCGGCACCGGCTGCAGGCATCGCGTAACGGCCCGCTCGGCCGCCGCCGGTGACGGCGCCAGGCCGACGCAGGACCAGTGCCGGTCGCCGCCAAGGCGTTTGGCCGTGTACATGGCGGCATCGGCGGCCTGCACGAGTGCGCCCGCATCGCGGCCGTCGCGCGGATAGAGGGCGGCGCCCGCGCTCAGCGCGAGGCGCACGGGAGCGGCATCGCCCACGCGGGCGTCGCGCACCGAGGCGACCAGCTTGCCGAGCAGGGCGTCGACATCCGCCGGCCGGTGCAGCCCGGGCACCACCAGGAGGAATTCGTCGCCACCGAAGCGGCCCACGGTGTCCATGTCGCGCACGCAATGCGTCAGGCGCTCCGCCACGGCCCGGATCGCCGCGTCACCCGCCGCATGCCCGAAGGCGTCGTTGATCGCCTTGAGGCCGTCCATGTCGGCGCAGACCACGGCGAAGGCGCCGCCTTCACGCGCCGCGCGCGAGAGCTCCTGATTGAGCCGATGAATCAGCAGGTGGCGGTTGGCGATGCCGGTGAGGCTGTCGAAGTTGGCGCGTCGCTGCAGCGCCCGTTCGCTGGCGATGCGGCGGCTCACGTCGCGCGCCGTGCACACGTAGTGGGTCACATGGCCGGAGCGGTCGGTGAACGGACGCACCTGTTCGTCCAGGTAGAGTGCCCGGCCGCTGCGCGTCCGTTCGGTGCGCAGGGTGTCGCGCACCTGGCTGCCGGCGCCGGGCGCGGCGGTGGTCGTCGCCAGCGCCGCGGGGCGGCGCGGCCGGCCCACGAGCGCCTCGCGGCGCCAGCCGCTGAGCCGTTCGTAGGCCGGATTGACGTATTCGACCACGCCCTCGGCGTCGGTCACCACCACCGCGTCGTCGCTGGTCTCCATGCGCGCCAGGAAGCGCTGGAAGTGCGCGTCGTCGGCGCTTCCGGGCGTGGGGGTGCGCAAGCCCACCAGGATGCGCGTGGTGTCGCCCAGGGGAATGAACAGGAACGCGGCCTCGAGGGTGACCGAGCCCCCGTCGGGCGTCGCCACGGTCAGCGGATGCCAGCGGCCCGGCGGATGGTTGAAGACCAGGTAGGCGCAGTTGTAGCCCGGCGTCGCCGCGCGCAGGGGCAGCTCGGGCAGGAGGGTGGCCAGGGATTCGCCCTCCAGGCGGCGGTCGGCCGCCTGGAGCAGCCGGCGGGCGGCGTCGGTGCCGTATTCGATGGTGCCGCGTGCGGTCGCTACCAGCACGGCCTGGTCGGTCAGCGGGGGGAATGCCGCGCCGGCGAGCATCGGTGCCGGCGCCGCGGGGGCCACGCGCGAAGGGGTCTCGGGCGTGGACGTCTCGTCGATGTGCTTCGGGCTCATTGCGCCTCTCCCGGTTCGGTTCGTCGGCTCAGGCGCTCTTGTCGTGGCGCGCCGGTGCCGTGACCGCCGGAAGCGACGCCATCGCGCGGCTCAGCCGCTCGACGCCGTCCGCCACGCCACGCTGGAACAGGGGCAGGATCTCGTGGCTGCAGTTGACCATCTCGTTCTGGATCTGGGCCAGCGTGTCCATCGAGATGGCGGAGGCCTCCATGGCCGTGTCGATCGCCTGCTGGTACAGGCCGGCCCACGGGGCCGCCAGATCCGCCATGCCCCCAGGCGCCGCAGGCGCGCGATGTGCGCCCTTGCCGTTGGGCAGCGCCATCAGCCGGCGCAGGGCGGCGCTCTGGATGTCGAGGATGCGCTGCGCCGCATCCCACTCGGCGCAGGCCAGCGCCTGGGTTCGCTCCATGTGTTCGATGATCGGGTGGGGCGTGGTGGTCTCCGTCTTCTGCATGGTCTCTCCTCCTCGTCGTTCGTCCCGGTCCGCTGTGCCGCGCTGCCGGTGAAGTGTTTTGATCTCGCGGGCGCCGCTGCGAACCCGCAGGGCGCCGGAGTCCCCCACCTTAGGGAGGTGGCGGGCGACTGCAAACTCGTGTGAACACGAGGTCGGAAATCGAGAAATATTTGATCTCGATCAATGCCTTGCGGCGATCGAAGGGGGTGGTGCGGCGGTGGCGCCCCAGCTCAACCCGATCGGCATGGACTGTATCGGCGCTGCAACACTCTTCCGGCGTTGGCGTCATGGCGCAAGCCATTGTTTTTGAAGGAATCGTTTTCACTTGACCGATCGGTGACGGTGGATTGGTGCGGTGCATCCTGTATCAGCCACGTTGCAGTCATCGCCGGCCGGGGCTCCGACGGGCGAGCGTCGATTCCATTAAAGACAAGGAAAAACATAGGGTTGTGCCTGATTTGTAGGCCATGGCCCGGCCCTTGCATTCGTCATCGACGAGTACCGACATGGGGTCGGTCTCTCACGTGCTTGGGAGGTGACGATGAGACGCACACTTCTGTCGACGGCAATTGCCCTCGCCTTTGGGGTGTCCGGCTCGGTGTTCGCGAATCCGACGATCTACGGGGATTCGGCGGGCACCGGCAGCGGAAACGACACGGTCAACCAGAGTGCAACGGCCACATCGACGCAGGGCGATGGCCCGAACGCCAACGAAAATTCATCCGTGAAGGTCGGCTCGGCCAACACGGCCATCAGCGACACCGGCAACGACAACAGTGCCGGCAGCAACCGAGACAACGACGGCAAGGCCGAAGCCTGGGGCCATGGCACCGCCGCCGCCAACAACGGCGCCAGCGCCAGCGCCAGCTTCAGCAGCGCCTTCAACAGCAGCAAGGCGATCGCCATCAGCAAGCTCAACGGCTCGGTCACCAACAACAGCGTGTCCGGGCTGGGCAACATGGTGACCAACAGCGGCAACGCCAATGGCGATCGCGGTGGCTGGGGCGGTCGGGGCGGTGACGGCTACGGTGGCGACGCCACCGGCGGCAACGCCTCGGGCGGCACCGGTGGTGCCGGGGGTAACGCCGGCAACGGCGGCGCCGGAGGATCGGGCGGTTCGGGTGGCTATGCCGTCAATGGCAGCGCCACGGCCGACGGTGCCTCCAACGGCGGCGCGTCCAACGGCAGCGCCACCGCGGGCAACGGCGGTGACGGCGGCTCGGCCCGTGGCGCCTACGGTGCCAACGGTGGCGACAGCGGCAGCGCCAAGGCCATCGGTGGCGATGGCGGCAGCGGTTACGGCGGTGACGGCACCGGCGGTGCCGGTGTCGGCGGCGCCGGCGGCATGGCCTACGGCGGCAGCGGTGGCAAGGCCATCGGCGGCGACGGCGGCAATGGCGGCGGTGGCAGCGGTGGCATGTCCGGCTCGGCCAGCGGCGGCAGTGGTGGCAGCACCCAGAACGCCACCGGCGGCGACGGGGGCTCGGGCGGCTCCGGCGGTTACGGCGGCAGCACCGGCTATGCCATCGGTGGTGACGGCGGTAGCGGCGGGGCCGGTGGCAACGGCGCGCTCGGCAGCGGCGACGGCGGCAAGGCCAGCGCCTACACCGGCGCCAGCGGCGGCGATGCCGGCACGCTCAGCAAGGCCGCTGGCGGCAGCGCCTACGGCGACGGCGGCAAGGGCGGCTACTCGGGCGCCTACGCCGGCACCTCCACCGGCGGCGCCAGCGGCGACGGCGGTGTGGTGGGCAACCAGGGCAACGCCAATGGCGGCCTGGCCAGCGGCGAAGGCGCCGGCGGGACCGGTGGCAACGCCAGCGGCACCAGCACCGGCAACACCACCGGCGCGGCGGGCATGAGCGGCGATCCGACCGCCTCCGCCCAGGGCGGGAGCGGTGGTGCCGCCTCGGCCACCGGCGGGACGGCGGCGGCCGGCACGGCCAACTCGGGTGGCGGCGCCACCAGCGATACCAGCGCCATGGCCAGCGGCGGCGCGGGGACGGGCACCGGTGGATCCGGTGCGGCCGGCGCCACCGGTGCGGCCGGCGCGGCGGCGACCAACAGCGCCGGCAGTGGCGCGACCGGCGCGACCGGCGCGGCCGGCGCGATGGCGACGAACAGCGCAGGTGATGGCGCGACCGGCGCCAGCGGCACCGGCGGTGCGGGCGCAGCCGCAGCCGGCGGCACCGGGGCGATGGCCTCCAGTGCCGGCGCCGACGGCAACGGCGGTGCGGGCGCGGTCGGCAACGGCGGCGTCGGTAACGCGGCGGCCGGCAACGGCGGTCTCGGCGGTGCGGCGGTCAACACCACCGGAGACGGCGGCACGGGCGGCATGGCCGCCAATACCGGCGGCGCCGGCGGGGCCGGTGGCAGCGCCAGCAACGGCAGCGCCACCAATGGCGACGCCACCAGCATGGCGAGCAATGGCAGTGCCACGGCCGGTGACGGCGCGGTCGGTGCCCAGGGGGCCGCGGGCGGTGACGGCGGCGCCGGTGGCACCGGCCAGGGCGGTACCGGTGGCGACGGCCTCGCGGCGGACGGCAACGGCGCGACCGGCGGGGCCGGCGGGGCCGGGGGTGCCGGCGGCATGATCAGCCTCGATGCCGGCGCCTTCAACATGTCCAACACCATCTCCGGCAGCTTCACCAACGGCGCGGGAATCATGGTCAGCAGCCAGAACACCGGCATGGCGTCCCTGGTTCAGCAGAGCGTGAACGTGCAGGCCAACCTGGCTGTCGGCCACTGATTCGGAAGGAGCACATTCCATGAAACGCACATTGATCTCATCGGCGATTGCGCTGGCGTTCGGATTCGCCGCGCCGGCCTTCGCCAACCCGACGGTCAACGGCAACGACGTGGCGCGCGGTGCTGGCAACGACACCGCGACCCAGACCGCCACCGCGACCAGTACCCAGGGCAACGGGCCCAATGCCAACGAGAACTCGACGGCCACGGTGGACGCCTACAACACCACCAAGACCGACGTGGGCAACGACAAGAGCAGCGGTGACAACCGCGACAACTCGGGTTGGGCCATCGCCAAGGACTACGGCACCGCGGCGGCCAACAACGGCGGCAGCGCCACCAGCAGCTTCGCCGATGCTTTCAACAGCACCAAGGTGGTGGCGGTGAGCAAGCTCAGCGGCACGGTGACGGACAACGTCGTCTATGGGCTGGGCAACATGGTGACCAACTCGGGCAATGCCAACGGTGCGGCCGGTGGCAAGGGCGGCGCCGGTGGCGATGGCTACGGCGGTGACGGCTATGGCGGCACCGGCAACGGTGGCTATGGCGGCGCCGGCGGCGATGGCGGCCACGGTGGCAGCGGTGGCAACGGCGGCGATGGCGGCAACGCCACCAACGGCAGCGCCGCCGCGGGGCCGGCCTCGAACGGCAGCGCCAGCAACGGCAGCGCCAGCGCCGGTAACGGCGGCGACGGCGGCAACGCCAGCAAGGCCATCGGCGCCAACGGCGGCGACTCCGGCAAGGCCTTCGCCGTCGGCGGTGACGGCGGCAGCGGCACCGGTGGCGACGGCTACGGTGGTGCCGGGGCCGGTGGCTCCGGCGGCAGCGGCTCCGGCGGCAGCGGCGGTTTTGCTGCGGGTGGTGACGGCGGCAATGGTGGCGGCGGCAGCGGCGGTTCGTCCGGCTATGCGTCCGGCGGCTCGGGTGGCTCCACGGGCCATGCCACCGGCGGTTCCGGCGGCGACGGCGGCTCCGGCGGCTCGGGCGGCTCCACCGGCTATGCGGTGGGTGGCGCCGGCGGTGATGGCGGCAGTGGCGGCAACGGCGCCTCCGGCGATGGCGACGGCGGCTATGCCGGCTCGTCCGCCAAGGCCTATGGCGGCGATGCCGGAGCCCTCAGCGCGGCCGGCGGCGGCAAGAGCAGCGCCGATGGCGGCAGCGGTGGCACGTCCATCGCCAAGACCGGCTCGAGCGATGGCGGCATGAGCGGGGCCGGTGGCAGCACCGGCAACCAGGGCAACGCCAACGGCGGTGACGGCGGCACCGGCGGTGCGGGCGGCAACGCCAGCAGCACCAACACCGGCAACACCACCGGCAGCGGAGGCGCGGCCGGCAGCCCGAGCGCGACCGCCACGGCGGGCCTGGGCGGTGACGGCACCGCCTCGGGTGGCGATGGCACCGGTGGTGCCGCGAGCGCCACCGGCGGCGGCACGGCGACGACCACCTCGGCTTCGGCCGGCGGGGCGGGTACGGGCACCGGTGGTTCCGGTGCAGCCGGCGCCACCGGCGCGGCCGGCGCGGCGGCGACCAACACCGCCGGTAGCGGCGCGGTCGGGGCCACTGGCGCGGCCGGGGCGACCGGTACCAACACCGCCGGCGCCGGGGCCACC
The nucleotide sequence above comes from Nitrogeniibacter mangrovi. Encoded proteins:
- a CDS encoding Crp/Fnr family transcriptional regulator, coding for MLRHQFPPGAPPRAVPPDDGQPLARQLGQGLIDAASLARFLGLSLHPAPHPEWARFQCRRFRPGEVPIRAGDPCRYLYVVIRGSVCTRVVDAEGAERIIGFERAADSLGLDGLASGRHTTEAIVLEPTDMVVIPLAGLARPGHEGAALGSFIYRLLGRQILRDQAAMAMMAASRATTRLGAFLLDWYQRSETPARTVALPMSRMDIASFLGLSKETVSRACSALDRAGIVAMRRRRFTILDPAALHRTAAGAIACEGTPVRGRWRELDLAQERGCRPSVR
- a CDS encoding PAS domain-containing sensor histidine kinase produces the protein MTRGLSDDLLQVFEASVDAMLIADAQGRIRRINPALRHLFGLPPEAAGLEVNDLVPESLRAAHARQMSAYRQAPKSRPMGACGPLRARRADGSEFPAEVSLSPLPDGRVLATVHDISARVAAQASAQQWSERYACLLGAIPDLVVEVDGAGRLGWGNAAAQRFFGDDLAGQALAGFHDARPPAADVDPVDGEHWFRRTDGELRLLSWHCSALDDAGTRICSARDVTERHRSVEIERNLRAQMRQMHGLQVAGQTVRMIAHDLNQPLNAVSAYATAALRLIDEQGDPARLRAALHGCCDEVDRAGEVMATLMNFLARDALQPEPINLDRAVRNVVRLCEADGDRNTRFEIDVAPDLWQAMGNQRQFESVLHSLITNSVEALRHSGVSAPSIRIEARNDPTHPAVQVTLSDNGPGLDEHTATQAFAPFFTTKLRAVGLGLTISRALIEAGGGELWYDGDAAPGATFRFTVPARP
- a CDS encoding diguanylate cyclase domain-containing protein; this encodes MSPKHIDETSTPETPSRVAPAAPAPMLAGAAFPPLTDQAVLVATARGTIEYGTDAARRLLQAADRRLEGESLATLLPELPLRAATPGYNCAYLVFNHPPGRWHPLTVATPDGGSVTLEAAFLFIPLGDTTRILVGLRTPTPGSADDAHFQRFLARMETSDDAVVVTDAEGVVEYVNPAYERLSGWRREALVGRPRRPAALATTTAAPGAGSQVRDTLRTERTRSGRALYLDEQVRPFTDRSGHVTHYVCTARDVSRRIASERALQRRANFDSLTGIANRHLLIHRLNQELSRAAREGGAFAVVCADMDGLKAINDAFGHAAGDAAIRAVAERLTHCVRDMDTVGRFGGDEFLLVVPGLHRPADVDALLGKLVASVRDARVGDAAPVRLALSAGAALYPRDGRDAGALVQAADAAMYTAKRLGGDRHWSCVGLAPSPAAAERAVTRCLQPVPVLPRRPATAVQHPSVG